One window of the Glycocaulis alkaliphilus genome contains the following:
- a CDS encoding Fur family transcriptional regulator, translating into MSDRIEQLCIEKGLRMTEQRRVIARVLSEAEDHPDAEEVHRRAASVDNRISLATVYRTVRLFEDAGIIERHDFRDGRSRYEEATEDHHDHLIDLKSGDIVEFYDEEIEKMKEAIARRLGYKLVDHRLELYAVKLKDGEKG; encoded by the coding sequence ATGTCAGATCGCATTGAACAATTATGCATCGAAAAAGGTCTGCGCATGACCGAACAGCGCCGCGTGATCGCGCGCGTGCTGTCGGAAGCCGAAGACCATCCCGACGCCGAGGAGGTGCATCGCCGCGCCGCCAGCGTGGACAACCGCATCTCGCTGGCCACCGTCTACCGCACGGTGCGTCTGTTTGAGGATGCCGGGATTATCGAGCGCCATGATTTCCGCGACGGGCGCTCGCGCTATGAGGAAGCGACCGAGGATCACCACGATCACCTGATCGATCTCAAATCCGGCGATATCGTCGAGTTCTATGACGAAGAGATCGAGAAGATGAAGGAAGCCATTGCGCGCCGCCTCGGCTACAAGCTCGTCGATCACCGGCTGGAGCTTTACGCGGTGAAACTCAAAGACGGCGAAAAAGGATAA
- the rimI gene encoding ribosomal protein S18-alanine N-acetyltransferase — MSADILAAGPESSELLAALHAKAFDGGEVWDAAAFEALLAGPGMDAVIAREGEAPLGFILMRTIADEAEMLTLAVLPSARRAGAGRALVKAGLEAAQRRGAANAFLEVSVNNAAAIALYRTTGWNEAGHRTRYYRDGSDALVMSRSL, encoded by the coding sequence GTGAGCGCGGACATTCTTGCTGCTGGGCCTGAGAGCAGCGAATTGCTCGCAGCCCTGCACGCGAAAGCCTTTGATGGCGGGGAGGTCTGGGACGCGGCAGCCTTTGAGGCCCTGCTGGCGGGGCCGGGGATGGATGCGGTTATTGCCCGCGAGGGAGAGGCGCCGCTGGGCTTCATACTGATGCGCACGATAGCCGATGAGGCAGAGATGCTGACACTGGCCGTCCTGCCATCGGCGCGCCGGGCTGGCGCTGGCCGGGCGCTGGTCAAGGCAGGGCTGGAAGCAGCGCAGCGGCGCGGCGCGGCAAACGCGTTCCTTGAGGTGTCAGTGAACAATGCGGCGGCTATCGCGCTATACCGCACTACCGGATGGAACGAGGCCGGACACCGGACGCGCTATTATCGCGATGGCTCGGATGCGCTGGTAATGTCGCGCAGCCTATAG
- the tsaB gene encoding tRNA (adenosine(37)-N6)-threonylcarbamoyltransferase complex dimerization subunit type 1 TsaB — protein sequence MASAPLHRPVLVIDTTGRWCAAALQLADGRILQRDEAMERGQAERLAPLVGELLDEAGIAPGELWRIGVATGPGSFAGTRAGTAFARGLALGSGAQAVGISSLAAMAHEADPEGRAAVFTVHDARRSELVWQVFSRGAAQGEPVRSDVADAQEAFTASGADHLAGSGAQLLDPSATWADHPPLEALLTLTREAGSDTPLPSPHYARPPDAALPGGIIP from the coding sequence ATGGCAAGTGCCCCCCTCCATCGCCCGGTTCTGGTCATCGACACGACCGGGCGATGGTGCGCGGCTGCGCTGCAGCTGGCCGATGGCCGGATCCTCCAGCGCGACGAGGCGATGGAGCGCGGGCAGGCTGAAAGGCTGGCGCCTCTGGTGGGCGAACTGCTTGATGAGGCTGGTATTGCGCCGGGCGAGCTCTGGCGCATCGGCGTCGCGACGGGACCGGGAAGTTTTGCCGGGACGCGCGCTGGAACGGCCTTTGCCCGCGGGCTGGCACTGGGGAGCGGCGCGCAGGCGGTTGGCATTTCCAGCCTGGCGGCGATGGCACACGAAGCCGATCCGGAAGGCCGCGCGGCGGTGTTTACTGTCCATGACGCCCGCCGCAGCGAGCTGGTCTGGCAGGTGTTCAGCCGCGGCGCGGCGCAGGGCGAGCCGGTTCGCAGCGACGTGGCAGATGCCCAAGAAGCCTTTACCGCCAGCGGCGCGGATCACCTTGCCGGGTCTGGCGCACAGCTTCTCGACCCGTCTGCGACTTGGGCAGATCATCCACCCCTTGAGGCGCTGCTGACACTGACGCGTGAAGCAGGCAGCGACACGCCCCTGCCGAGCCCCCACTATGCCCGCCCGCCGGACGCGGCGCTGCCGGGCGGCATCATCCCGTGA
- a CDS encoding malonic semialdehyde reductase, whose protein sequence is MSELVLEDRHKTLPDHALDQLFRGARTFYTWEDKDVSDTTIQALYDLLKYGPTSANNSPARFIFLKGAAKERLRPFLIPSNIDKTMSAPVTAIVAWDWEFHEKVPQLFPHDPGAKEWFASDEARKANGVRNGTLQGAYLILAARALGLDCGPMSGFDAAKVDEEFFASDPKMKHWRSNFLVNIGYGTTEKLFPRLPRLAFDEAARILK, encoded by the coding sequence ATGAGCGAACTGGTACTGGAAGACCGCCACAAAACCCTGCCCGACCACGCGCTGGACCAGCTGTTCCGGGGTGCGCGCACCTTCTACACGTGGGAGGACAAGGATGTGTCGGACACGACAATCCAGGCGCTCTACGACCTTCTCAAATACGGCCCGACCAGCGCGAACAACTCGCCCGCGCGCTTCATCTTCCTGAAAGGCGCGGCCAAGGAACGGCTCAGGCCCTTCCTGATCCCGTCCAATATCGACAAGACGATGAGTGCGCCGGTGACGGCCATCGTGGCGTGGGACTGGGAATTTCACGAGAAGGTGCCCCAGCTTTTCCCGCATGATCCCGGAGCCAAGGAATGGTTTGCCTCCGACGAGGCGCGCAAGGCCAATGGCGTGCGCAATGGCACGCTGCAAGGCGCGTATCTGATCCTGGCCGCCCGTGCGCTCGGCCTTGATTGCGGCCCGATGAGCGGGTTCGACGCGGCCAAGGTGGATGAGGAGTTTTTCGCGTCCGACCCGAAGATGAAGCACTGGCGCTCGAACTTCCTGGTCAATATCGGCTATGGAACGACCGAGAAACTCTTCCCGCGCCTGCCGCGCCTCGCCTTTGACGAGGCTGCGCGCATTCTGAAATAG
- a CDS encoding NifU family protein, with translation MFIQTETTPNPDTLKFLPGQEIAPETPRDFATAEEAQSSLLARELFAVEGVVRVFAGSDFVSVTKGEGVEWVHIKPAVLGAIMDVLQSGKPLFSGSGEEAETVYEGETAAIVKEIREVIDTRVRPAVAQDGGDIVFHAYDEKTGIVSLHMRGACAGCPSSTMTLKSGIENLLKHYVPEVLGVEAVV, from the coding sequence ATGTTTATCCAGACCGAAACCACGCCCAATCCCGATACGCTGAAATTCCTGCCCGGTCAGGAGATCGCGCCGGAAACGCCGCGCGATTTTGCAACGGCCGAAGAGGCGCAATCCTCGCTGTTGGCGCGCGAACTGTTCGCCGTTGAGGGCGTGGTGCGCGTGTTTGCCGGGTCCGATTTCGTCTCTGTCACCAAGGGCGAGGGCGTGGAATGGGTCCATATCAAGCCTGCCGTGCTGGGCGCGATCATGGATGTGCTGCAATCGGGCAAACCGCTTTTCTCCGGGTCCGGCGAAGAGGCCGAAACCGTCTATGAAGGCGAGACAGCGGCCATCGTGAAGGAAATCCGCGAGGTCATCGATACGCGCGTGCGCCCGGCCGTGGCGCAGGATGGCGGCGATATCGTGTTTCACGCCTATGACGAGAAAACCGGCATTGTCAGCCTGCATATGCGCGGCGCGTGCGCGGGCTGCCCGTCCTCGACGATGACGCTGAAAAGCGGGATCGAGAATCTGCTCAAGCACTATGTGCCGGAGGTTCTGGGCGTCGAGGCGGTGGTTTAA
- a CDS encoding universal stress protein, whose translation MANMRKFLLIGDGSEESAAAARYAAHRANNTGGKVAVLAVIEPTSVEPWLGVGETMRREAMEEAEAALESLAEDIEGITGERPELLVREGEAIHCIRKLIEDDESISILVLGSAVKGDGPGPLVTSLSRGRGLFGERAIPVTVVPGDLSEETIKALT comes from the coding sequence ATGGCGAACATGAGAAAATTCCTTCTGATCGGTGATGGCAGCGAAGAGTCCGCTGCCGCTGCGCGCTATGCCGCGCACCGGGCGAACAATACCGGCGGCAAGGTGGCCGTGCTGGCCGTGATTGAGCCCACGAGCGTCGAGCCATGGCTGGGTGTGGGCGAGACCATGCGCCGCGAGGCGATGGAGGAAGCCGAGGCGGCGCTGGAGAGTCTGGCCGAGGACATTGAGGGCATCACCGGCGAGCGGCCGGAACTGCTGGTGCGCGAGGGCGAGGCCATTCACTGCATCCGCAAGCTGATCGAGGACGATGAAAGCATCTCGATTCTGGTGCTCGGCTCCGCCGTCAAGGGCGATGGCCCCGGCCCGCTTGTCACCTCGCTATCGCGCGGACGCGGCCTGTTTGGCGAGCGCGCCATCCCCGTCACCGTGGTGCCGGGCGATCTCTCCGAAGAGACGATAAAGGCATTGACCTGA
- a CDS encoding ATP-grasp domain-containing protein: MRAIAYLVSANVLAHRREARSDAHEFTEQFAAIDAPCREAGFALEPVVWDEGFDPESFDGVVVGPTWDYWDKTERFLQVLSAASATVPLLNPLNVVRWNMDKTYLRDLAALGAPVIETVWTDLATPETIAPAFDTLASDDLVIKPVVGAGAWRQARVKRGDALPPAEALPPGRAMIQAFLPAIQEEGEYSLLFFGGEFSHAVIKRAAKGDYRIQGMYGGVDTPYQPSSADIALARQCLNAACTHCGVEALLYARVDMVRGQEGHLKLMEIELIEPFYYPANAERCGSLFAAGLKTLLG, encoded by the coding sequence ATGCGCGCCATAGCCTATCTCGTCTCGGCCAATGTGCTGGCCCATCGCCGTGAAGCGCGCAGTGACGCCCACGAGTTCACCGAGCAATTCGCCGCCATTGATGCGCCCTGCCGGGAAGCCGGGTTCGCGCTGGAGCCGGTGGTCTGGGACGAAGGGTTTGACCCGGAGAGCTTTGACGGCGTGGTGGTTGGCCCGACCTGGGATTACTGGGACAAGACGGAGCGCTTCCTTCAGGTGCTGTCAGCGGCCAGCGCAACCGTGCCGCTGCTGAACCCGCTCAATGTCGTGCGCTGGAATATGGACAAAACCTATTTGCGCGATCTGGCAGCGCTTGGCGCGCCCGTGATCGAGACGGTCTGGACCGATCTGGCCACGCCGGAGACCATCGCGCCGGCCTTCGACACGCTCGCCAGTGATGATCTGGTCATCAAGCCGGTAGTTGGCGCGGGCGCGTGGCGTCAGGCGCGGGTGAAGCGCGGCGACGCGCTGCCGCCAGCAGAAGCCTTGCCGCCCGGCCGGGCGATGATACAGGCCTTCCTGCCCGCCATTCAGGAAGAGGGTGAATACTCGCTACTCTTCTTCGGGGGTGAGTTTTCCCATGCCGTCATCAAACGGGCTGCCAAGGGCGATTACCGGATTCAGGGTATGTATGGCGGGGTAGACACGCCCTATCAGCCCTCGTCTGCCGACATTGCCCTTGCCCGCCAGTGCCTGAATGCCGCCTGCACCCATTGCGGTGTGGAGGCGCTGCTCTATGCACGCGTCGACATGGTGCGCGGACAAGAAGGCCATCTCAAACTGATGGAGATCGAGCTGATCGAGCCCTTCTACTATCCGGCCAATGCAGAGCGCTGCGGGTCTCTGTTTGCAGCGGGCCTCAAGACACTTCTGGGCTAG
- a CDS encoding adenosine kinase — MATPSFDIIGVGNAIVDVIATADDAFLGQHGIEKGAMTLIDEDRAKAIYAAMGPGQEVSGGSAANTLAGVASLGGRGAYIGKVADDQLGEIFAHDLRATGVDYSTAPLTGGPATARCLILVTPDAQRSMNTFLGASTLFSGEDVDAARIADAHITYLEGYLFDRDEAKAAFVAAAEIARKAGRKVALTLSDPFCVDRHRASFRQLIAGHVDVVFANEAELKSLYQLDDFDAALAQLRTQTRIAAITRSEKGAVIICGEESVAVPADPVERLVDTTGAGDLFAAGFLLGLARSADLETCGRLGVLAAAEVISHVGARPLVSLAGLAARRGITIPAAA; from the coding sequence ATGGCCACCCCCAGCTTCGACATTATCGGTGTCGGCAACGCGATCGTAGACGTGATCGCGACGGCCGATGACGCTTTTCTCGGCCAGCACGGTATCGAGAAAGGTGCCATGACGCTGATTGACGAGGATCGGGCGAAAGCGATCTACGCCGCGATGGGCCCGGGCCAGGAAGTCTCCGGCGGGTCAGCGGCCAACACGCTGGCAGGGGTGGCGAGCCTGGGCGGGCGCGGGGCCTATATCGGCAAGGTGGCCGACGACCAGCTGGGCGAGATTTTCGCCCACGATCTGCGTGCCACCGGCGTTGATTACTCGACAGCGCCGCTGACAGGCGGACCGGCGACTGCGCGCTGCCTCATTCTGGTGACGCCCGATGCCCAGCGCTCGATGAACACCTTCCTGGGTGCATCGACCCTGTTCTCCGGTGAGGATGTCGATGCGGCCCGCATTGCAGATGCGCATATTACCTATCTGGAGGGCTATCTTTTCGACCGGGACGAGGCGAAAGCTGCTTTCGTGGCGGCCGCCGAGATCGCCCGCAAGGCAGGCCGCAAGGTGGCGCTGACCCTGTCTGACCCCTTCTGCGTGGATCGCCACCGCGCCAGCTTCCGCCAGCTGATTGCAGGCCATGTTGATGTGGTATTCGCCAATGAGGCAGAGCTGAAATCGCTCTACCAGCTCGATGATTTTGATGCGGCTCTGGCACAGCTGAGGACGCAGACGCGCATCGCGGCCATCACGCGCTCGGAAAAGGGTGCCGTCATCATCTGCGGAGAGGAGAGTGTTGCGGTTCCGGCTGACCCGGTCGAACGGCTGGTCGATACGACGGGAGCGGGCGATCTTTTTGCTGCCGGCTTCCTGCTGGGGCTTGCGCGCAGCGCGGATCTTGAGACGTGTGGCCGTCTGGGCGTGCTGGCCGCCGCCGAAGTGATCTCCCATGTCGGTGCGCGGCCCCTCGTCAGCCTGGCAGGGCTGGCCGCCCGGCGCGGCATCACCATCCCCGCCGCCGCCTGA
- a CDS encoding putative bifunctional diguanylate cyclase/phosphodiesterase, protein MAPLRHALSRMMRSLVMKFTVLCAFVLIAATSVMTGIGYVSKSHDNRVTALAHAELMSQVLASNLAEQASQRDARRLTMGLGAFGERGDVQGAYIVDPAREVLVSAGNVEFAPGERSTDALVHGALGSVDTRVEIVGELIRVAHPVMHQGRLAGAIVIDVPIAAVSRPAAEIFQRQILVGLVALLIFLPLVAYVVRTALGPIHKLTEAARLASSRKLDMRIDVRTGDELEVLANAFNRMFARLDASMKRIHRLAYVDMVTELPNRERFRKEVERVTRRAEDTGTAGAVLFLDLDRFKRVNDSLGLGEGDRLLEAVARRLRETARGWDLRQGEDGAEPSLVARLGGDEFTILLPALRDPADAARVARLVIDAVRRPFEISGHRVFLGVSVGVAVFPRDGGDPETLLRHADLAMAAAKCAGGNAYEFFEASMNQTAFERLVLEGELREAVRDDQLVVFYQPKISIKDGSIAGVEALVRWNHPTAGLLSPGTFIQAAEECGLIGEIGDWVMRRACTEIADLNRRGYSVPVAVNVSAVQFEDEGFADSVLDTLRETGLPASLLELELTESVAMRQPERVLEQIEPLRARGVGFAIDDFGTGHSSLSYLTRMPFDVFKIDQSFVRDMSKDPHARIVVETILAMAKALKLQTVAEGVETSEQLAFLREQGATLAQGYLFARPMPLADLVRFADDDKSRVQLASA, encoded by the coding sequence ATGGCTCCGCTTCGCCACGCCCTGTCACGCATGATGCGTTCGCTCGTGATGAAATTCACGGTGCTGTGCGCGTTCGTGCTGATTGCTGCCACATCGGTAATGACCGGCATCGGTTATGTGTCCAAGTCGCACGATAACCGCGTTACCGCGCTTGCCCATGCCGAGTTGATGTCACAGGTGCTTGCATCAAATCTCGCTGAACAGGCCTCCCAGCGCGATGCCCGCCGCCTGACAATGGGGCTGGGCGCGTTCGGCGAGCGCGGCGATGTCCAGGGCGCGTATATTGTCGACCCGGCCCGCGAGGTGCTGGTCAGTGCCGGCAATGTGGAGTTCGCGCCCGGTGAACGTAGCACTGACGCCCTGGTCCACGGTGCGCTTGGCTCTGTTGATACCCGGGTGGAAATTGTTGGCGAGCTGATCCGTGTCGCTCACCCTGTCATGCACCAGGGGCGCCTTGCCGGCGCCATCGTGATTGATGTGCCGATCGCGGCTGTCTCGCGTCCCGCGGCCGAGATTTTCCAGCGCCAGATTCTCGTCGGCCTTGTCGCGCTGCTCATCTTCCTGCCTCTCGTCGCCTACGTCGTGCGGACGGCTCTTGGCCCTATCCACAAGTTGACCGAAGCGGCACGCCTCGCCTCCTCGCGCAAGCTGGACATGCGCATCGACGTGCGCACGGGTGACGAGCTTGAAGTGCTGGCCAATGCCTTCAACCGCATGTTTGCCCGCCTTGATGCGTCCATGAAACGCATTCACCGCCTTGCCTATGTCGACATGGTCACCGAGCTGCCCAATCGCGAGCGCTTCCGCAAGGAAGTCGAGCGCGTGACCCGGCGCGCTGAAGACACAGGCACGGCCGGAGCGGTCTTGTTCCTTGACCTCGACCGCTTCAAGCGCGTGAACGACTCGCTGGGTCTGGGTGAAGGGGACCGCCTGCTGGAAGCAGTTGCCCGGCGCCTGCGCGAAACCGCCCGCGGCTGGGATCTGCGACAGGGCGAAGATGGCGCCGAGCCATCGCTGGTCGCGCGTCTTGGCGGCGACGAATTCACCATCCTTCTGCCCGCTTTGCGCGATCCGGCTGATGCGGCTCGCGTAGCACGCCTGGTGATCGATGCGGTCCGCCGCCCGTTCGAGATTTCCGGCCACCGCGTCTTCCTGGGCGTATCGGTTGGTGTGGCGGTCTTCCCGCGTGATGGCGGTGACCCTGAAACCTTGCTGCGTCATGCCGACCTTGCCATGGCGGCTGCCAAGTGCGCGGGCGGCAATGCGTACGAGTTTTTTGAAGCCAGCATGAACCAGACAGCCTTTGAACGGCTGGTGCTGGAAGGCGAGCTGCGTGAAGCGGTACGCGACGACCAGCTGGTGGTTTTCTACCAGCCCAAGATTTCCATCAAGGACGGCTCGATTGCGGGTGTTGAAGCGCTGGTGCGCTGGAACCACCCCACGGCCGGCCTCCTGTCTCCCGGTACGTTCATCCAGGCAGCTGAAGAATGCGGCCTGATTGGCGAGATTGGCGACTGGGTCATGCGCCGCGCCTGCACCGAAATCGCGGACTTAAACCGTCGCGGCTACAGCGTGCCCGTGGCCGTCAACGTCTCGGCCGTCCAGTTCGAGGATGAAGGCTTCGCCGACAGCGTGCTCGACACGCTGCGCGAAACCGGCCTGCCGGCCTCCCTGCTGGAGCTGGAGCTGACCGAGTCGGTCGCCATGCGCCAGCCTGAGCGTGTGCTTGAACAGATCGAACCGCTGCGCGCGCGCGGCGTCGGCTTTGCCATTGACGATTTCGGCACCGGCCATTCCAGCCTGTCCTACCTGACCCGCATGCCGTTTGACGTGTTCAAGATCGACCAGAGCTTTGTGCGCGATATGTCAAAAGACCCGCACGCCCGCATCGTGGTCGAGACAATTCTGGCCATGGCAAAGGCCCTGAAGCTGCAGACCGTGGCCGAAGGCGTGGAAACCAGCGAACAGCTTGCCTTCCTGCGCGAGCAGGGCGCCACGCTGGCGCAAGGCTATCTCTTTGCCCGTCCGATGCCGCTGGCCGACCTTGTGCGCTTTGCCGATGACGACAAATCCAGGGTGCAGCTCGCCAGCGCCTGA
- the xth gene encoding exodeoxyribonuclease III, whose product MAALTLATWNINSVRLRIEQVARFADTAKPDVICLQEIKCMEDQFPAKAFKDMGYPYFHVSGQKGMHGVATVSRTPLDVLEDCEVCPKGEARHHVVRVDGVEIQNYYIPAGGDEPDIAINPRFAHKLDFLDRFGAYLEKRGQKGGDVVLVGDLNIAPREHDVWSHKQLLKVISHTPVETEGLEAARTGAGYLDVARELIAEPEKIYTWWSYRNRDWRKSNRGRRLDHIWVSPALAAAATAHGREGFTIWDETRDWEKPSDHVPVTLKLG is encoded by the coding sequence ATGGCCGCCCTGACCCTTGCCACCTGGAATATCAACTCGGTCCGCCTGCGCATCGAACAGGTCGCGCGCTTTGCTGATACGGCAAAGCCGGATGTGATCTGCCTGCAGGAAATCAAGTGCATGGAGGATCAGTTCCCCGCCAAAGCCTTCAAGGATATGGGCTATCCGTATTTCCACGTGAGCGGTCAGAAGGGTATGCATGGCGTGGCCACTGTCTCGCGCACACCCCTTGACGTGCTGGAGGACTGCGAGGTGTGTCCCAAGGGGGAGGCGCGCCACCATGTCGTGCGCGTCGACGGGGTAGAGATCCAGAATTACTACATCCCCGCTGGCGGCGATGAGCCGGATATCGCGATCAATCCGCGCTTTGCCCACAAGCTGGATTTTCTGGACCGCTTTGGCGCGTATCTGGAAAAGCGCGGCCAGAAGGGCGGCGATGTGGTGCTGGTGGGTGATCTCAACATCGCCCCGCGCGAGCACGATGTCTGGTCACACAAACAGCTCTTGAAAGTCATCTCGCATACGCCGGTGGAAACTGAAGGGCTGGAAGCCGCGCGCACCGGAGCAGGCTATCTCGATGTCGCGCGCGAGCTGATCGCCGAGCCGGAAAAGATCTACACCTGGTGGAGCTACCGCAATCGCGACTGGCGCAAATCCAATCGGGGCCGGCGGCTCGACCATATCTGGGTCTCGCCCGCCCTTGCCGCCGCCGCCACGGCTCATGGCCGCGAGGGCTTCACCATCTGGGACGAAACCCGCGACTGGGAAAAACCGTCCGATCACGTGCCGGTAACGCTCAAGCTGGGGTAG
- a CDS encoding type II toxin-antitoxin system RelE/ParE family toxin, with amino-acid sequence MIKSFADKITETVFLGSCPKGFPAELFGRTRRALERIHAASDISDLRVPPSFRLHQLKGDQAGRWSISVNDQFRITFAFANGDARNVRFEDYH; translated from the coding sequence ATGATCAAGAGCTTTGCCGACAAGATCACAGAGACCGTCTTTCTGGGTTCCTGTCCGAAAGGCTTCCCCGCCGAGTTGTTTGGCCGTACCCGGCGAGCGCTTGAGCGGATACACGCCGCCTCTGATATTTCGGATTTGCGTGTTCCGCCATCCTTCCGCCTGCATCAGCTCAAAGGCGATCAGGCGGGACGGTGGTCGATTTCGGTGAATGACCAGTTTCGCATCACTTTTGCATTCGCAAATGGTGATGCCCGGAATGTTCGTTTTGAAGACTACCACTGA
- a CDS encoding HigA family addiction module antitoxin — protein sequence MSYKFQAPASTVGEHLKEDFMAEYAIKAPTLAKKLGVPRARVVRLLEGAACDGDMALRLARVFGTTPEFWMNLQMLRDLSLAQVERGAVIEAEATPLQMV from the coding sequence ATGTCCTATAAGTTTCAGGCCCCTGCCAGCACGGTCGGGGAACATCTCAAGGAAGACTTCATGGCGGAGTACGCCATCAAGGCACCGACGCTCGCAAAGAAGCTGGGTGTGCCGCGTGCGCGCGTTGTGCGCCTGCTGGAAGGTGCAGCGTGTGACGGTGATATGGCGCTTCGTCTCGCGCGGGTGTTCGGTACGACGCCGGAGTTCTGGATGAATCTGCAGATGCTTCGCGACCTCTCACTGGCTCAGGTGGAACGCGGCGCTGTCATAGAAGCTGAAGCGACGCCTCTGCAGATGGTGTAG